The following nucleotide sequence is from Streptomyces sp. HUAS CB01.
GACCGATGAGCGGCCTGCGCGAGACCCTCATGAGACATGTCGGCGACGGATCGGTGCCGGGCGCCGTGGGGCTGGTGGCGCGCGGCGACCGGGTGGAGGTGGCTGCCGTCGGGAACGTCGATGTCGACGGCAGCGCCCCGATGGCCAGGGATTCGATCTTCCGGATCGCTTCGGTCACCAAGCCGGTCGTCGCCGCGGCGGTCATGCTGCTGGTCGACGAGGGCCGGCTCGCACTGGACGACGCGGTCGCTCCGTGGCTGCCGGAGCTTGCGTCGCCCGTGGTCGTCCGTACGCCGTCCGGTCCCGTCGACGACGTCGTCCCGGCGGCCAGGCTCATCACCGTGTTCGACCTGCTCAACTCCTGCGCCGGATACGGGTTCCCGTCCGACTTCTCGCTGCCGGCGCTCGCACCGCTGTTCAGCGAGCTGAAACAGGGACCGCCGCAGCCGCAGGGCGTTCCGGCGCCGGACGCCTGGATGGCGGCGCTGGCCCGGATCCCGCTGCTGCACCAGCCCGGCGAGACATGGCTGTACAACACCTGCTCCGACATCCAGGGCGTACTGGTCTCCCGGGTCACAGGGCGCCCGCTGCCCGAGTTCCTGGCCGAGCGGCTGTTCGAGCCGCTCGGAATGGCCGACACGGGATTCGCCGTACCGGCGGGCAAGCTGGACCGCTTCACCAGCCACTACCGGCCCGACGACCCCGGCGGGCTCGTACTCGTCGACGGAGCCGACGCGGACGGGCAGTGGAGCAGTTTGCCCGCGTTCCCGTCCGGCGCCGGCGGCCTGGTCTCGACGGTCGACGACTGGTGTGCCTTCGGCCGGATGCTGCTCGCCGAAGGCACCTTCGGAAGACGCCGGCTGCTGTCCCCCGAGTCCGTACGCCTGATGACCGGCGACCGGCTGACCAAGGCCCAGCGCGAGGGAAGCGATCTGTTCCTGGAGGGCCAGAGCTGGGGCTTCGGCGGGGCGGTCGACATCGAGACCACCCGGCCGTGGAACGTACCCGGCCGCTACGGCTGGGTCGGCGGCACCGGCACCACCGCGCACATCGTCCCGGCCACCGGGACCGTGAGCGTCATGTTCAGCCAGGTGGCGATGACCGGGCCGACGCCGCCCGTGCTGATGAGGGACTTCTGGCGGTACGCGGCCGCTTACTGAAGGTCACGGCCGAATGGCGCGCCGGCCTCGGTCGGGGGATGCTGGCTGAACGCGACGATCCACCCGGGGAGGCGCCGCATCGGCGTCTCCCCGGGCCCGAGCCGGGCGTGCGGCGCCGGGCAGGGGCCGTGCGCGCCGAGAAGCTCGCCGTGGGCGGTGGGAGCCGGCCCGGGATGCGTATCCCCGCCCGGGAGTTCGGACTTGGGATACGTTTCCCGTATGTCTGAACAGCAATGGAACGCCGTTGACGCCTACTTGACCGACCTGCTGGTTCCCGAGGACGACGCCCTGAGGTCCGCCGTGGCCGCGAGCGACGCGGCCGGTCTGCCGCAGATCGCCGTCGCGCCCAACCAGGGCAAGCTGCTGCACCTGCTGGCCCTCACCCAGGGCGCGACGAGGATCCTGGAGATCGGCACGCTCGGGGGCTACAGCACCATCTGGCTCGGCCGGGCACTGCCGGCCGACGGACAGCTCGTCTCGCTCGAGTACAGCGACGCGCACGCGGACGTGGCCCGCGCCAACCTCGCCCGCGCGGGGCTGGACAAGAACGTCGAGGTGCGGGTCGGTCCCGCGCTCGACAGCCTCGCCGCACTGGAGGCCGAGGGCACCGCCCCGTTCGACTTCTTCTTCATCGACGCCGACAAGGCCAACAACCCCCACTACGTGGAGGGGGCGCTGAAGCTGTCCCACCCGGGCAGCGTCATCGTCGTCGACAACGTCGTCCGCGACGGCTCGGTCCTCGACGCGGAGAGCGAGGACCCCGCGATCGTGGGGACCCGCCGGATGTTCGAGCTGGTCTCGGAGCACCCGCGGCTCACGGCTACCGCCGTCCAGACGGTGGGCGCGCGCGGGTACGACGGCCTCCTGCTGGCCCGCGTCACGGGCTGAGCCCGGGCGGGGCCCCGCCGGTCGGGGCGGCGGGCGCCGGGTGCGCCGTCCGCCGCCCCCGCCGGGTCGGGGCGCCGGGCGGCCCGCGCCCGCCCTATCCTGCACCTCATGAGCGTCGTGAAGATCAATGTGCTGACCGTCCCGGCCGACCAGCGTGAGGCCCTGGAGCAGCGGTTCGCCGCTCGTGCGGGGGCCGTGGAGTCCTCGGACGGCTTCGAGTGGTTCGAGCTTCTCCGCCCGCTGGAGGGCACCGACGACTACCTCGTCTACACCCGCTGGCGCAGCGAGGAGGACTTCCAGAACTGGATGTCCGGCCCGATGCAGGCCGCCCACCGCGGCGAGGGCGGCGGGGGCGAACGCCCGAAGCCGGCCGCGACGGGTTCGACCCTGTGGTCCTTCGAGGTGGTCCAGCAGGCGGCACCGAAGCAGGGCTGAACAGACACCGGCAGCCCGCCCGCCGAAACCCTCCAGGGCCGGCCCTCGCGCCGGCCCTGACGATGCGTCCGGCGGGTCCACCGGGCGTCGGGGCAGACGGTGCCCACGGCGACGCGTTCCGCCGGTCACATCCATGTCCGCACGTCGTGATCATGCAGTTAAGCTCCTCAAGCCGACAGTCGGCGCCCGGGAGTTGACCACTCCCGGTTCAGGGGGGGTGAGCTCTCTCTTGCAGCAACTCGGAATACGTTCCAGACGGGGGACACGGAGAGCTGGGCACGCGAGACGCGGGCTGCTCACAGGCCTGTTGTCGGTCGCGTGCCTCGTGGGACTCATCGGTCCGGCGCCCGTACGGGCCTCCGCCGCGGACACCGGTACGACCAGCGCCGTACAGGCCGTCACGACAGACCGGATGCGCGTACTGCGCTACTGGAAGATCGGCGGTCCGGGGGTCAAGGCCGCCGCTGAAGTGGCCTTGGCGGGCAGTGACCAGGACGTACAGCGGTTCCTGACGGAACTGAGCACCACCTCGCTCCAGGACGACCGCGTAGCGGCGGCCCAAGTGGCCAGTGTGGGCGGCGGGAACACGATCGAAGCCGCCCGGAAGGCGCTGAGCGGTTCCCCCGAGGCTCTTCGGAGCTTCCTCGACTTCGGCTGGCGGACGCCCCTGGAGCAGGACGAGCGCGTCCGCGTCGCCCAGATCATGGACAGCGGCGGCCCCGGCGTGGTCGAGGCCGGACGGGCGGCCCTCAACGGCACGCCCGAAGACGTCAGGAAGTTCCTGACCGAGGGGCAGTACGCGCAGCGCGAGCAGGACGAGCGGGTCCAGGTGGCCCAGATCCTCAGCACGGGAGGCTCCGCGGTCCGCGCGGCCGGTCAGCTCGCCCTGAAGGGGACGCCTGCCGACATCCGGGAGTTCCTGGATGTCGGCCAGCACGTGGCCCGGTCACGTGACCAGGAGTACCTGACGGTCACGCAGCTCGCGGCGCTGGCCAAGGAGGCCGGGCGCCAGGCGGCGGCCGAGACGGCTGCCGCCAAGGAGACCTCGAAGCGTGCCGTCGAGGCCTCGAAGCTCGCCAAGGAGGCCGCCCTGAGGGCCGCCGACGAGGCGGAGAAGACCAAGAACGACGCCAACAAGGCCGCCGGAGCGGCGGCCCGGGCGGCAACCGCCGCCGGGCAGGCCGCGGCTGCCGCGCAGAAGGCCATCGACTCCGCCCGCGCCGCCAACAACTCCGCACGTGTGGCCGCGAACGCCGCCGCCCAGGCAGCCGCTGCGGCGGCGGGTGCGGCTCGGGCAGCGTCCCGCGCCCGCGGCGCCGCAGCCGCGGCAGCCACCGACGCCGGAAACGCCGCCGCGGCGCGCAAGGCCGCCGACGAGGCCGACGCGGCCGCCAAGGGAGCCGAGGACGGCGCCGCCGCGGCCGCGCAGGCCGAGATCGCCGCGAACGCCGCCGGTGATGCCGCGCTCGCCGCCGCCGGAGCGGGTCTCAACTCCGCCGCCGCCGCCGACGCGGCCGTCCAGGCCAGCAGCTACGCGAACCAGAGCGACGCACGCGCCGCCCAGGCCCGTGCCGCGGCGGCGCAGGCGCGCCGTCACGCCAACGAGGCTTCCCGCGCCGCCAATGCCGCCGTGGCGCTGGCGCAGAAGGCGGCCAAGGCGGCGGGCGAGTCGAGGGCAGCCGCGACATCGGCTGCCAAGCACGCCCGGGAGGCAGCGAAGGCCGCTCGCGAGGCGGCCGTGAACGCCGGGCAGGCCGCCACCGCCGCGGCCAAGTCCACGGCCCATGCCAAGGCCGCCCAGCAGGCCGCCGACGAGGCCTCCGCGTACGTGGAGAAGGCCAGGGCCACCTTCGCGATCGCACGCGAGGTCGAGGCTGCGGAGATCCTCGCCCGTACCAACGCCGGGATCGAGCGGGCCCGCGACCTCAAGGAGCGCCGGCAGGCGAGCAAGGCCGAGCAGTCCGAGGTCGCGGAGAAGGCGCAGGAGCGCGCCGCCGAGGCGCAGCGACTCGCCGCGGAGGCGGGCGTGCCGGGCGCCGACACGCAGGCAGTGGTCGGCAAGGGCCGCAGGCTCGCCGTGCTCACCATGCAGGACGGCGGTCCGTGGAGCCGGGCCGCGGCACAGGCCGCGGTCGCCGGGGCCGACGAGCACGTTCTCGACTACGTCCGTACCCGATGGAAGGAGGCCGCGGAACAGGACGCCCGGGACCGGGTCGCCCTGCTCTCCACCGACAGTCCGCTGAAGGCGGTCCGCGACGCCGCGGACGAGGCCCTCAAGGGCGACGCGGCCACGGTGACCGCGTTCCTCGCTTCGGGTCAGTACGAGGCGGGACGCCAGGACTACCGCATTCGCACGGCACAGATCATCTCCGGCGGCGGTCCGGTCCTGCAGGAGGCCGGGCGGGCAGCTCTCGCCAAGAACACCCTGGAGGGGTTCCGCGAGTTCCTCGGTGAGGGCCAGTACACGGCCCGGAGCCAGGACGAGCGGGTACGCGCCGCACAGCTGATCTCCGTGGGAGGCGACGAGGTCAAGTCGGGGGCGCGGGTCGCCCTCGAGGGCCCGGCCGACCTGCTGCACGAGTTCATCCAGTCCGGGCAGTACACCGCCCAGCGCAAGGACATGCTGACGGCCACCCATGTCGCGCAGGTCCAGAAGCTGATCGCGGAGTCGGCCAGGACGGCGGCCCTCGCCCAGCAGGAGGCTGCCGAGGCCAACCGGGTCGCCGCAGTGGCCCGTAAGGCCGCGGACGATGCCAAGCGGTACGCCGATGCCGCGAAGGCCTCGGCGGAGTCGGCGAAGAACCACGCGGCGGACGCCGACAGGTCGGCCGACGCTGCGGAGGCGTCGGCCGCACAGGCCGCCGCGTCGGCGAAGACCGCGCGGGACGCCGCCGCCTCGGCACAGCGTTCGGCGACCGAGGCGGCCGCTTCGGCCGCTGACGCCACCCTCTCGTCGGAAATGGCGCACGCGTCCGCGGCCACCGCATGGGCCGAGGCTGACAAGGCCCGTGCCTCCGCCACCGCAGCGGGCAAGGACGCCAAGGCGGCCCTCGAAGCCAGCAAGAGCGCCTTCGCGACCGCTGCCGCCAAGCTGAAGGCCGAGGCGGAGCAGCAGCGCACCGAGCTCCGGCGACAGAACGAGACCGGGTTCCAGCGCATGCAGCGCTGCGGGCTGCTGGACTGCCCGCCGGAGAACGACCCGTT
It contains:
- a CDS encoding serine hydrolase domain-containing protein; translation: MSGLRETLMRHVGDGSVPGAVGLVARGDRVEVAAVGNVDVDGSAPMARDSIFRIASVTKPVVAAAVMLLVDEGRLALDDAVAPWLPELASPVVVRTPSGPVDDVVPAARLITVFDLLNSCAGYGFPSDFSLPALAPLFSELKQGPPQPQGVPAPDAWMAALARIPLLHQPGETWLYNTCSDIQGVLVSRVTGRPLPEFLAERLFEPLGMADTGFAVPAGKLDRFTSHYRPDDPGGLVLVDGADADGQWSSLPAFPSGAGGLVSTVDDWCAFGRMLLAEGTFGRRRLLSPESVRLMTGDRLTKAQREGSDLFLEGQSWGFGGAVDIETTRPWNVPGRYGWVGGTGTTAHIVPATGTVSVMFSQVAMTGPTPPVLMRDFWRYAAAY
- a CDS encoding antibiotic biosynthesis monooxygenase family protein, with the translated sequence MSVVKINVLTVPADQREALEQRFAARAGAVESSDGFEWFELLRPLEGTDDYLVYTRWRSEEDFQNWMSGPMQAAHRGEGGGGERPKPAATGSTLWSFEVVQQAAPKQG
- a CDS encoding O-methyltransferase; the protein is MSEQQWNAVDAYLTDLLVPEDDALRSAVAASDAAGLPQIAVAPNQGKLLHLLALTQGATRILEIGTLGGYSTIWLGRALPADGQLVSLEYSDAHADVARANLARAGLDKNVEVRVGPALDSLAALEAEGTAPFDFFFIDADKANNPHYVEGALKLSHPGSVIVVDNVVRDGSVLDAESEDPAIVGTRRMFELVSEHPRLTATAVQTVGARGYDGLLLARVTG
- a CDS encoding polymorphic toxin-type HINT domain-containing protein, which encodes MGLIGPAPVRASAADTGTTSAVQAVTTDRMRVLRYWKIGGPGVKAAAEVALAGSDQDVQRFLTELSTTSLQDDRVAAAQVASVGGGNTIEAARKALSGSPEALRSFLDFGWRTPLEQDERVRVAQIMDSGGPGVVEAGRAALNGTPEDVRKFLTEGQYAQREQDERVQVAQILSTGGSAVRAAGQLALKGTPADIREFLDVGQHVARSRDQEYLTVTQLAALAKEAGRQAAAETAAAKETSKRAVEASKLAKEAALRAADEAEKTKNDANKAAGAAARAATAAGQAAAAAQKAIDSARAANNSARVAANAAAQAAAAAAGAARAASRARGAAAAAATDAGNAAAARKAADEADAAAKGAEDGAAAAAQAEIAANAAGDAALAAAGAGLNSAAAADAAVQASSYANQSDARAAQARAAAAQARRHANEASRAANAAVALAQKAAKAAGESRAAATSAAKHAREAAKAAREAAVNAGQAATAAAKSTAHAKAAQQAADEASAYVEKARATFAIAREVEAAEILARTNAGIERARDLKERRQASKAEQSEVAEKAQERAAEAQRLAAEAGVPGADTQAVVGKGRRLAVLTMQDGGPWSRAAAQAAVAGADEHVLDYVRTRWKEAAEQDARDRVALLSTDSPLKAVRDAADEALKGDAATVTAFLASGQYEAGRQDYRIRTAQIISGGGPVLQEAGRAALAKNTLEGFREFLGEGQYTARSQDERVRAAQLISVGGDEVKSGARVALEGPADLLHEFIQSGQYTAQRKDMLTATHVAQVQKLIAESARTAALAQQEAAEANRVAAVARKAADDAKRYADAAKASAESAKNHAADADRSADAAEASAAQAAASAKTARDAAASAQRSATEAAASAADATLSSEMAHASAATAWAEADKARASATAAGKDAKAALEASKSAFATAAAKLKAEAEQQRTELRRQNETGFQRMQRCGLLDCPPENDPFHCDKKPPSDPFCLSLAMSKKVAPYAEAMFELGKAIIGLDQLEECMDYDLWACTELMRDVTISSKLRLLKGAYETLRAVERIIVCETCFLAGTKVLMADGGRRSIERIRLGDKVLAKDPVSGKSGPRKVTRLIVTEHDKHFNTLTIRTRQGAAKLTATFEHPFWSPSKKQWVRAVDLRPGMTLLSSDGTTVAVTANRAYSREARTYNLTVDDLHTYYVLAGTTPVLVHNAGCKHVALGRTETPDNPFSLEEFAMEHGADMYKHWPDGKQWYNHVKDFLAKDSTARISFNLDGIDDPVEAAARGKSVNPANDFEGLTDWELHEISQSPDAWARITWYKGGKKVDNPFKK